From a region of the uncultured Desulfatiglans sp. genome:
- a CDS encoding Pyruvate phosphate dikinase PEP/pyruvate-binding protein, which yields MGLIADLFGREDACTLLVNLDGRIAEKYNWYKEFLVQNREALNIISELELLQEDSQGFALSAVERSYDRLFEATEKLVQALDALSGGRHKGLVRICGEVDEAIRPLFEVSPGRISGDLVLPFEDLTEDMTSVAGSKATNLAVIGNVLGLPVPAGFVVTAEAFRLFLERNDLNGPIDEMLGALTPEGGESLDPVAASIQEKILRAGLPPELEKALYQAYEALEGKTREGVRVAMRSTAVGEDTEASFAGQYKTVLNVGRAQMVEAYKTVLASKYSPRAIRYRMRSGLDDHATPMCVAAVTMIGARASGVVYSADPSGSTREGPSEVMVTATWGLGELLVSGESSPDTFYVDRETGEITRRAISPKPYRMVAAEGGGTRLEELTGRDREEPSLDDASVRALAQWGLQLERHFGAPQDMEWCRDPNGRLFILQSRPLGITQSRPQEMSGADAFEGHAVLFSGGSRASGGAASGRVLHASGIKGGSVPRDAILVVKAASPEYARFVGSLRGIITDLGSVASHLASVAREFGVPMVVQAGDATGVLKEGEEVTLVADSATVYKGVVAGLEAPVSPPGEGVFQSPVRRKMNEIMARVSPLNLTDPKSASFSPENCETIHDIIRYSHETVVKEMFGLSQEAGEEGVRSVRMTANIPVALYFVDLGAGLEKSLTTCDDITPDAIASPPMKALWRGLSHPGISWSGAVGLSARNVMALMTSGSPPQMASYVVLSDEYVNLSFKFGYHYANLDIFHSDEPDNNYISLQFGGGAGSWFGRSMRIHFLSEVLEQLGFTLNISGDLLEAVLKGYDRDSMEEALDQVGRLLAVTRLLDLAIQGRDQVEPMVKAFLAGDYNLLGDSRAALEGFYTLVGEWRAGERGGRQGWLQEGSGSGEGLSCTFKNIMGKMAGDRYQRFLDSIQAYHYFPLAVLKESHVTNATVEATLSLEGGCIDRTGGLVFGFRNFNHYFVFALDALAGSAVVFEFVKGKRVSRTEAKREVESGRGYRLSVRVQASSVECSVDGEPVLIFEARKPVEGYVGLWTKADSRVYFEDLVVKETSAAAVKTRETAG from the coding sequence ATGGGATTGATTGCGGATCTTTTCGGCAGGGAGGATGCGTGCACGCTCCTCGTCAACCTGGATGGGCGCATAGCCGAGAAGTACAACTGGTACAAGGAATTTCTGGTCCAGAACCGCGAGGCGCTGAACATCATCTCCGAACTGGAACTGCTCCAGGAGGACAGCCAGGGCTTTGCGCTGAGCGCCGTCGAGCGCAGTTACGACCGCCTCTTCGAGGCCACGGAAAAGCTGGTCCAGGCCCTCGACGCGCTTTCAGGCGGACGCCACAAAGGGTTGGTGCGGATCTGCGGAGAGGTCGACGAGGCCATCCGGCCGCTCTTCGAAGTTTCGCCGGGGCGGATTTCCGGGGATCTGGTGCTCCCGTTCGAGGATCTCACCGAGGACATGACCTCCGTTGCCGGTTCCAAGGCGACCAACCTTGCCGTGATCGGCAACGTTCTGGGGCTTCCGGTGCCGGCGGGCTTTGTCGTCACCGCAGAGGCCTTCCGGCTGTTTCTCGAGCGCAACGACCTGAACGGACCGATCGACGAGATGCTCGGGGCGCTGACCCCGGAGGGGGGCGAGTCGCTCGATCCGGTCGCCGCATCGATTCAGGAAAAGATCCTACGGGCCGGTCTTCCTCCGGAGCTCGAAAAGGCCTTGTATCAGGCCTACGAGGCGCTGGAGGGCAAGACCCGTGAAGGGGTCCGCGTGGCCATGCGCTCCACCGCTGTAGGCGAAGACACGGAGGCGTCCTTCGCCGGACAGTACAAGACCGTGCTCAACGTCGGCCGGGCGCAGATGGTCGAGGCCTACAAGACGGTGCTCGCCAGCAAGTACTCCCCCCGCGCCATCCGGTACCGGATGCGGTCCGGTCTGGACGACCACGCGACGCCGATGTGTGTGGCGGCGGTGACGATGATCGGGGCGCGTGCGAGCGGCGTCGTCTACTCGGCGGATCCTTCCGGATCTACCAGGGAGGGGCCTTCCGAGGTTATGGTTACAGCGACGTGGGGGCTTGGTGAACTTCTGGTCTCGGGCGAATCCTCCCCGGATACCTTCTACGTGGACCGTGAAACGGGGGAGATCACGAGGCGTGCAATCAGTCCCAAGCCCTACCGAATGGTGGCGGCGGAGGGAGGGGGGACGCGCCTCGAGGAGTTGACGGGGCGGGACCGCGAGGAGCCGTCGCTGGATGATGCGTCGGTCCGGGCACTGGCGCAGTGGGGGCTGCAGCTCGAACGGCACTTCGGCGCACCGCAGGACATGGAATGGTGCAGGGACCCGAACGGCCGGCTTTTCATCCTCCAGTCGCGTCCGCTGGGCATCACGCAGTCCCGCCCGCAGGAGATGTCCGGGGCGGATGCCTTCGAAGGACACGCTGTTCTCTTTTCGGGAGGGAGCCGCGCCTCCGGCGGGGCGGCATCCGGCAGGGTCCTGCACGCATCGGGGATAAAGGGAGGCTCCGTCCCCAGGGACGCCATCCTGGTGGTCAAGGCCGCTTCCCCCGAATACGCCCGTTTCGTGGGTTCCTTACGGGGCATCATCACGGATCTGGGGAGCGTGGCGAGCCACCTGGCCTCCGTCGCGCGGGAGTTCGGGGTTCCGATGGTCGTGCAGGCGGGCGACGCCACCGGCGTGTTGAAGGAGGGGGAGGAGGTCACCCTGGTGGCGGACAGCGCGACCGTCTACAAAGGAGTGGTCGCCGGACTCGAGGCCCCTGTTTCGCCGCCGGGGGAAGGGGTTTTCCAAAGCCCCGTCCGGCGGAAGATGAACGAGATCATGGCCCGGGTCTCTCCGCTGAACCTCACGGACCCAAAGTCGGCTTCCTTCTCGCCCGAGAATTGCGAGACGATTCATGATATTATCCGGTACAGCCATGAGACCGTGGTGAAGGAGATGTTCGGGCTTTCGCAGGAGGCGGGCGAGGAGGGGGTCCGTTCGGTCAGGATGACCGCCAATATCCCCGTGGCCCTGTATTTCGTGGATCTCGGCGCCGGGCTCGAGAAGAGCCTCACTACCTGCGACGACATTACGCCGGATGCGATCGCATCCCCGCCCATGAAGGCCCTCTGGCGCGGCCTTTCTCACCCCGGCATCAGCTGGTCCGGGGCCGTCGGCCTGAGCGCCAGGAACGTCATGGCGCTCATGACCTCCGGGTCGCCGCCGCAGATGGCGAGCTACGTCGTCCTTTCCGACGAGTACGTGAACCTGAGCTTCAAGTTCGGGTACCACTACGCGAATCTGGATATCTTTCATTCCGACGAGCCCGACAACAACTACATCTCGCTTCAGTTCGGCGGGGGCGCCGGCTCCTGGTTCGGCCGCTCCATGCGGATCCACTTCCTTTCGGAGGTGCTCGAGCAACTGGGCTTCACCCTGAACATCTCGGGAGACCTGTTGGAGGCGGTCCTCAAGGGATATGACCGGGATTCGATGGAGGAGGCGCTGGATCAGGTGGGTCGACTGCTGGCCGTCACCCGGCTCCTGGACCTGGCGATACAGGGCAGGGACCAGGTGGAACCCATGGTGAAGGCCTTTCTTGCAGGCGACTACAACCTGTTGGGCGACTCCAGGGCGGCGCTCGAGGGTTTTTACACCCTGGTCGGAGAGTGGCGAGCCGGGGAGCGCGGAGGGCGCCAAGGCTGGCTCCAGGAAGGCTCAGGTTCGGGAGAGGGGCTTTCCTGCACCTTCAAGAACATCATGGGGAAGATGGCCGGGGATCGATACCAGCGGTTTTTGGACAGCATTCAGGCCTACCACTATTTTCCCCTGGCGGTATTGAAGGAAAGCCACGTCACCAACGCCACGGTCGAGGCGACCCTGAGCCTCGAGGGCGGATGCATCGACAGGACAGGCGGCCTGGTTTTCGGCTTCCGGAACTTCAACCACTATTTCGTTTTCGCCCTGGACGCCCTGGCGGGGAGCGCCGTGGTCTTCGAGTTCGTGAAGGGCAAGCGGGTCAGCCGCACGGAGGCGAAACGGGAGGTGGAATCGGGCCGGGGCTACCGCCTGTCGGTCCGGGTGCAAGCATCCTCCGTCGAGTGCTCTGTGGATGGAGAGCCCGTGCTGATCTTCGAGGCCAGGAAGCCCGTCGAGGGCTATGTCGGCCTCTGGACCAAGGCCGACAGCCGGGTCTACTTCGAAGACCTGGTCGTCAAAGAAACATCCGCCGCAGCGGTCAAGACCAGGGAAACTGCAGGGTGA
- a CDS encoding Protein serine/threonine phosphatase PrpC,regulation of stationary phase, whose product MSRMAWAGKSDIGLKRRNNEDTFLISTELGFCLVADGIGGAAAGEVASRTFAETAGEIFQSAQPLSEKDVIQTVRETFKAANERVREHIRWNPAHLGMGCTAELLAFHPDGFVLGHLGDSRTYRLRDAQFTRLTSDHTLVQAQLEQGLITPEAARTHPMRHVILRAVSGEEAVELDLIRGKILPGDGFLLCSDGLTDMVDDARIHEILAAGGSVQARVDRLVEEALAAGGRDNVTVVFCEVVG is encoded by the coding sequence ATGAGCAGGATGGCATGGGCCGGCAAGTCGGATATCGGCCTGAAACGCCGGAACAACGAGGACACCTTCCTGATCTCCACAGAACTCGGCTTTTGCCTCGTGGCCGATGGCATCGGGGGCGCCGCGGCCGGCGAAGTCGCCAGCCGGACCTTTGCTGAAACAGCCGGTGAGATCTTCCAGAGCGCACAACCCCTCTCCGAAAAAGATGTCATTCAAACCGTCCGGGAGACCTTCAAGGCTGCCAACGAACGGGTGCGCGAGCACATCCGTTGGAACCCCGCCCATCTCGGCATGGGGTGCACCGCCGAACTCCTTGCCTTCCACCCGGACGGGTTCGTCCTGGGGCACCTGGGGGACAGCCGGACCTACCGCCTCAGGGATGCTCAGTTCACGAGACTGACGAGCGATCACACCCTCGTGCAGGCGCAGCTGGAGCAGGGGCTTATCACCCCCGAGGCCGCGCGCACCCACCCGATGCGTCATGTGATCCTGCGTGCAGTGAGCGGGGAGGAGGCCGTGGAACTCGACCTGATTCGAGGCAAAATCCTGCCGGGGGATGGTTTCCTGCTATGTTCGGACGGGTTGACCGACATGGTGGATGATGCCCGCATCCACGAGATCCTGGCCGCAGGGGGCTCTGTACAGGCCAGGGTTGACCGGCTGGTCGAGGAGGCGCTCGCGGCGGGGGGGAGGGACAACGTCACGGTGGTCTTCTGCGAGGTGGTGGGATGA
- a CDS encoding putative FHA domain-containing protein (Evidence 3 : Putative function from multiple computational evidences): MQKPPLITVQLVHIQGPRKGEIQELADPAILFGRSPDCQVSFPKDLLIVSRRHAEILREGNRFKLIDHSTNGTFVNGKRVKEAYLKDGDVLLFAEGGPKVSFLTRIADAQPETGSLVGTGAAAVPPQRPVEPFIPPVRPEGSTPHADVSGPDVFPGRPEAGQVPGAAPTGPYHRGPGLPEREAPPEAAGPPSAGTGAPFQPSEPSPPVAPPQPHPAPPSGDIPVQRVRAPLTILYGPTLRTFNELPVLLGSGPRCDLILPLPGILEEHALFFHHADRYWVKDLTGRGTLSVNGQPVHPQAALEPNCTLRLTPQGPAFRFLGEGRLAEFEAPVSQEPQRSSAESPGSAPSEPPDKSGKGPRSILKKFWSR; the protein is encoded by the coding sequence ATGCAGAAACCGCCGCTTATCACCGTTCAACTGGTCCACATCCAGGGGCCGCGCAAAGGCGAGATCCAGGAACTCGCCGACCCGGCCATCCTATTCGGGCGCAGCCCCGACTGCCAGGTGTCCTTCCCGAAAGACCTCCTGATCGTATCCCGCAGACATGCTGAAATCCTCCGCGAAGGGAACCGCTTCAAGCTGATCGATCACAGCACCAACGGCACGTTCGTCAACGGCAAACGGGTCAAGGAGGCTTATCTGAAGGACGGGGACGTTCTGCTCTTCGCCGAAGGCGGACCCAAGGTGAGTTTTCTGACCCGCATCGCCGACGCGCAGCCTGAAACGGGCAGCCTTGTGGGAACCGGCGCTGCGGCGGTTCCGCCCCAAAGACCCGTGGAGCCCTTCATCCCCCCTGTGAGGCCTGAAGGATCGACGCCCCATGCCGATGTCTCCGGACCGGACGTGTTTCCCGGGCGACCGGAAGCCGGTCAGGTCCCGGGGGCAGCCCCCACCGGCCCATACCATCGCGGCCCGGGCCTTCCCGAGCGGGAGGCGCCACCGGAGGCCGCCGGCCCGCCATCCGCAGGCACCGGTGCACCCTTTCAGCCGAGTGAGCCTTCTCCACCCGTAGCACCCCCGCAGCCCCATCCGGCTCCTCCTTCGGGCGACATCCCGGTGCAGCGCGTGCGCGCGCCCCTGACGATCTTGTACGGCCCAACCCTGCGGACATTCAACGAACTGCCGGTCCTCCTCGGAAGCGGTCCGCGCTGCGACCTCATCCTGCCCCTTCCCGGGATCCTGGAAGAGCACGCGCTGTTCTTCCACCATGCAGACCGCTACTGGGTCAAAGACCTCACCGGCCGCGGCACCCTCTCCGTAAACGGGCAGCCGGTCCACCCGCAAGCGGCCCTGGAACCGAACTGCACCCTGCGCCTGACCCCCCAGGGTCCGGCATTCCGCTTTCTGGGCGAAGGACGACTGGCCGAGTTCGAGGCCCCGGTCTCCCAGGAGCCTCAGCGTTCCTCAGCGGAAAGCCCCGGCAGCGCCCCTTCCGAGCCGCCGGATAAATCCGGCAAGGGCCCGCGCTCCATCCTGAAAAAGTTCTGGAGCCGCTGA
- a CDS encoding conserved hypothetical protein (Evidence 4 : Unknown function but conserved in other organisms): MQIPSLPFKILAIAPFRGTGEAVWRDAPITVDPSDLDRVLAQLKPALYIPLPKELCPAGGLDLAWQHLKSFHPDTLIQTDPFLKALVEAKAFAAESSRQGVDNQSICSALAARSHLPPIHCPDAPISEPRGSSTGGIDKILEMVALPGGSGAPDTSARSITAVLDDLLSRTLQRIFTDPSHQALEGSWRGLKLLLGQGAADGTVEISLLPAAAETLAETIELALDHLIASPPSVILLDLPCDSSPSGIERLERTAALAETLLSPAVCWIGPRFLHLEDWGELDRLAYLPHTAEGPEFAKWRRFQQESKARWLALTCNRLPARFPYGPENPPRTAAFEEKTPPWIAPVWGLASLLVQSLHRTGWPTAFTQWQRIRLEDQPLHAIAQGRQIPTEMPLSEERLAQFIRTGILPLMAARNQDVVFTPAETTAAGTSLAYQLFVSRITQVVLWCKDHFPHGRPAPATLENDLKTAFSRFWERTGHRLPDGFTLTVSSPEGEDRPEVLIDLLPPRSIVPSGERVTLQFPWS, translated from the coding sequence ATGCAGATCCCATCCCTTCCGTTCAAGATCCTCGCCATCGCCCCTTTTCGAGGCACCGGGGAAGCCGTCTGGCGCGACGCCCCGATCACCGTCGACCCGTCCGACCTGGACCGGGTGCTGGCGCAGCTGAAGCCGGCTTTGTACATCCCCCTGCCGAAGGAACTCTGCCCGGCAGGCGGTCTGGATCTTGCCTGGCAACACCTCAAATCGTTCCACCCCGATACCCTGATCCAGACCGATCCCTTCCTGAAGGCCCTCGTCGAGGCGAAGGCCTTCGCCGCGGAGTCCAGCCGTCAGGGCGTCGACAACCAGTCGATCTGCAGCGCCCTGGCTGCGCGGTCTCATCTGCCGCCCATCCACTGCCCCGATGCCCCGATTTCGGAGCCGCGCGGTTCGTCCACCGGCGGAATCGACAAGATCCTCGAGATGGTCGCCCTGCCCGGAGGGAGCGGGGCGCCGGATACCTCCGCCCGGTCGATCACCGCCGTATTGGACGACCTGCTTTCCCGGACCCTTCAGCGCATCTTCACCGATCCATCCCATCAGGCCCTCGAAGGATCCTGGCGCGGACTCAAGCTCCTGCTGGGTCAGGGGGCGGCGGACGGCACGGTCGAGATCAGCCTGCTCCCGGCCGCGGCGGAGACGCTCGCCGAAACCATCGAACTCGCGCTCGATCACCTGATCGCCTCGCCGCCTTCGGTGATCCTCCTGGACCTCCCCTGCGACAGCTCCCCGTCCGGCATCGAGCGCCTCGAACGGACCGCGGCACTCGCCGAGACCCTCCTTTCCCCTGCGGTCTGCTGGATCGGGCCGCGCTTTCTGCATCTCGAGGATTGGGGTGAACTCGACCGGCTCGCCTATCTGCCGCACACCGCCGAGGGCCCGGAATTCGCCAAGTGGCGCCGGTTCCAGCAGGAATCGAAGGCGCGCTGGCTGGCCCTCACCTGCAACCGCCTGCCCGCCAGGTTTCCATACGGCCCGGAAAACCCGCCCCGCACAGCCGCATTCGAAGAGAAGACGCCCCCCTGGATCGCGCCGGTCTGGGGGCTTGCCTCGCTCCTGGTGCAGAGCCTGCACCGGACGGGGTGGCCCACCGCCTTCACCCAATGGCAGCGCATCCGGTTGGAGGATCAGCCTCTTCATGCCATCGCGCAAGGACGGCAGATCCCCACGGAAATGCCTCTGAGCGAGGAGCGGCTTGCACAATTCATCCGCACCGGCATCCTGCCTCTTATGGCCGCACGAAACCAGGACGTGGTCTTTACCCCGGCCGAGACGACGGCCGCAGGCACCTCGCTCGCCTACCAGCTCTTCGTCTCCCGGATCACCCAGGTTGTCTTGTGGTGCAAAGACCATTTCCCCCATGGGCGGCCCGCCCCGGCCACCCTCGAAAACGATCTCAAGACCGCGTTCTCGCGCTTCTGGGAGCGCACCGGGCACCGCCTCCCGGACGGGTTCACCCTCACCGTCAGCAGCCCGGAAGGAGAAGATCGCCCCGAGGTCCTGATCGACCTCCTTCCCCCGCGATCCATCGTCCCATCCGGTGAACGCGTCACCCTGCAGTTTCCCTGGTCTTGA
- a CDS encoding Cytochrome c family protein, whose product MRWTMARMRRFWLPLFAAALIAPVWALAQVRVVDENQAPGRTMAQQATKERTVWITADHSRHEPLQQTFQSGPEVTKACLSCHELAAGQFHKTIHWTWLDPSRPPEERIGKAGITLNNFCINAQSNWPRCTSCHAGYGWKDESFNFKDEYAVDCLVCHEQTGTYKKFPTGAGHPVDKPTVFKANGKLYEPPDWNKVAQSVARPTRKNCGTCHFFGGGGDAVKHGDLDSSMMMPNKALDVHMGTDGQDFDCVRCHTTELHRIAGRIYSNPAAGHRKSLVEDDLAAKIMCESCHTSTPHKPGVKANDHTDKVACQSCHIPTFARELATKMWWDWSTAGQKKEGKPFAEKGPHGKPSYDSLKGSFVWEKDVVPEYFWFNGAIQTLTAQDVVDPSRTVAVNTPLGSPDDPMSRIFPFKVHRGKQPYDKINKTVVIPKLFGPPGSGAYWADWDWRRSIEIGMQTAGIPFSGEFDFVETSYVFPITHMVAPKDQSLQCIECHSKEGRLQNLAGFYMPGRDRNPVVHFLGWAVVLGSLLGVFVHGIGRMVAGGRKEK is encoded by the coding sequence ATGAGGTGGACTATGGCACGGATGCGTCGGTTTTGGTTGCCGCTTTTCGCTGCGGCGCTCATTGCACCGGTTTGGGCCCTGGCGCAGGTCAGGGTCGTGGATGAAAATCAGGCGCCTGGACGCACGATGGCCCAGCAGGCGACCAAGGAGCGGACGGTCTGGATCACGGCCGACCATTCCAGGCATGAGCCGCTCCAGCAGACCTTTCAATCGGGGCCGGAGGTCACCAAGGCCTGCCTCTCCTGCCACGAACTGGCGGCCGGCCAGTTCCACAAGACCATCCACTGGACATGGCTGGACCCGAGCCGGCCGCCGGAGGAGCGGATCGGCAAGGCGGGCATCACCTTGAACAACTTCTGCATCAACGCGCAGTCCAACTGGCCACGGTGCACCTCGTGCCATGCAGGGTATGGCTGGAAAGACGAATCCTTCAACTTCAAGGATGAATACGCCGTCGACTGCCTCGTCTGTCACGAACAGACAGGCACCTACAAGAAATTCCCCACAGGTGCCGGCCACCCGGTCGACAAGCCCACGGTCTTCAAAGCGAATGGCAAACTCTACGAACCGCCGGACTGGAACAAGGTCGCCCAGAGCGTCGCCCGCCCTACCCGCAAGAACTGTGGCACCTGTCACTTTTTCGGCGGCGGCGGGGATGCCGTCAAGCATGGGGACCTGGATTCATCCATGATGATGCCGAACAAGGCCCTTGATGTACACATGGGGACGGACGGGCAAGATTTCGACTGCGTCCGTTGCCACACCACCGAACTGCACCGAATCGCTGGGAGGATTTATTCGAACCCGGCGGCCGGCCACCGGAAGAGCCTCGTCGAAGACGACCTCGCCGCCAAGATCATGTGCGAATCCTGCCACACCAGCACCCCGCACAAGCCGGGTGTCAAGGCCAACGACCATACCGACAAGGTGGCCTGCCAGAGCTGCCACATCCCGACCTTTGCACGGGAATTGGCGACCAAGATGTGGTGGGACTGGTCGACCGCCGGCCAGAAGAAAGAGGGCAAGCCCTTCGCCGAGAAAGGGCCGCACGGCAAACCTTCCTATGACTCCCTGAAGGGCAGTTTTGTGTGGGAAAAGGATGTCGTTCCTGAATACTTCTGGTTCAACGGGGCGATCCAGACCCTGACGGCCCAGGATGTCGTCGATCCGTCCCGGACCGTGGCGGTGAACACACCCCTCGGCAGCCCCGACGATCCCATGTCGCGGATCTTCCCCTTCAAGGTCCATCGGGGGAAACAGCCCTATGACAAGATCAACAAGACGGTGGTCATCCCCAAACTCTTCGGTCCCCCCGGCTCAGGGGCCTACTGGGCCGACTGGGATTGGCGCCGATCGATCGAAATCGGCATGCAGACCGCCGGGATCCCCTTCAGCGGTGAATTCGACTTCGTCGAAACCTCCTATGTGTTTCCGATCACCCACATGGTTGCGCCGAAAGACCAATCCCTGCAGTGCATCGAATGCCACAGCAAGGAGGGGCGGCTGCAGAACCTGGCCGGCTTCTACATGCCGGGGCGCGACCGCAACCCGGTGGTTCATTTCCTCGGCTGGGCCGTCGTCCTCGGCTCCCTGCTGGGCGTATTCGTTCACGGAATCGGCAGAATGGTCGCCGGCGGCCGAAAGGAGAAATAG
- a CDS encoding PAS modulated sigma54 specific transcriptional regulator, Fis family codes for MRIADYWETIVNTLRDGLLVVDPGGKILYLNPAAEKMTGYGAEELAGASCRTLNCTGCKIFGRGTGEAWCSLYSSGDVKAKRCLITSKQGRSVHIVKDATVLRNAEGEILGAIEILSDLSEVVRVQQEIGALRRTFQLEDGYYGLVGESPVMQRLYDLIDNVAQTEVPVMIQGRSGTGKELVARAIHHAGPRREKPFIKVNCAALNPNLLESELFGHVKGAYTGADRYRIGRFEAAHEGTLFLDEIGDIPPGVQVKLLRVLEEKEIERVGDHRSIPVDVRIITATHKDLERLTAENAFREDLFFRINVFPVYCPSLAERREDIPLLVQHFIRQQTTKTGKSINGLLPEAIEALTAYAWPGNVRELRNTIEYAFVLCKEEMLGLEHLPAKITGAPGRMPRKDLDAVATLERDALIQALQEAGGNQSRAAHILGVSRVTVWKRMKRYGIDPRRK; via the coding sequence ATGAGAATTGCCGATTACTGGGAGACCATCGTCAACACCCTGCGGGATGGCCTGCTGGTGGTGGATCCGGGAGGGAAGATTCTCTATCTGAATCCGGCGGCCGAAAAGATGACCGGTTATGGGGCCGAGGAACTGGCGGGGGCATCCTGCCGCACCCTCAACTGCACGGGATGCAAGATCTTCGGACGGGGGACGGGAGAAGCCTGGTGCAGCCTTTATTCGTCAGGGGATGTCAAGGCCAAACGCTGCTTGATCACGAGTAAGCAGGGGCGGTCCGTGCACATCGTGAAGGACGCGACGGTCTTGCGCAATGCGGAGGGCGAGATCCTCGGGGCGATCGAGATCCTGTCCGATCTGTCTGAAGTGGTTCGGGTGCAGCAGGAGATCGGCGCCCTGCGCAGGACGTTTCAGCTCGAAGACGGCTACTACGGGTTGGTCGGTGAATCGCCTGTCATGCAGCGGCTCTACGACCTGATCGACAACGTGGCCCAGACGGAGGTCCCTGTCATGATTCAGGGCCGGAGTGGAACGGGCAAGGAACTGGTGGCGAGGGCCATCCACCATGCCGGCCCCCGCCGCGAGAAGCCGTTCATCAAGGTCAACTGCGCCGCGTTGAACCCGAATCTCCTGGAAAGCGAGCTTTTCGGCCACGTCAAGGGGGCTTATACCGGTGCCGATCGCTACCGCATCGGCCGCTTCGAGGCGGCCCACGAGGGGACGCTTTTCCTGGATGAAATCGGGGACATCCCCCCTGGGGTCCAGGTGAAGCTCTTGAGGGTTTTGGAGGAAAAGGAGATCGAACGTGTGGGGGACCATCGGTCCATCCCCGTGGATGTTCGGATTATTACCGCCACCCATAAGGACCTCGAAAGATTGACCGCCGAAAATGCATTCCGGGAAGATCTCTTTTTTCGAATCAACGTGTTTCCGGTGTATTGCCCCTCGCTGGCCGAGCGTCGAGAAGACATCCCGTTGCTGGTGCAGCACTTCATCCGCCAGCAGACCACCAAGACCGGAAAATCCATCAACGGCCTGCTTCCTGAGGCGATCGAGGCCCTGACAGCCTATGCGTGGCCGGGCAATGTCCGCGAACTCAGAAACACCATCGAATACGCCTTTGTCCTCTGCAAAGAGGAGATGCTCGGATTGGAGCATCTGCCGGCAAAGATCACCGGCGCACCTGGCAGGATGCCCCGAAAGGACCTGGATGCCGTGGCAACGCTCGAGCGGGATGCCCTCATTCAGGCCCTGCAGGAGGCCGGGGGGAACCAGTCGAGGGCCGCACACATCCTGGGTGTGAGCCGGGTGACCGTCTGGAAGCGAATGAAGCGCTACGGAATCGACCCGCGACGGAAGTGA
- a CDS encoding conserved hypothetical protein (Evidence 4 : Unknown function but conserved in other organisms): MNPGRRASAAPSAGTVKAARLPTFGADARTLRTLLAFGLFFLEVFFPGLTPRDLRAEDGWQSYALPMAELEAVVTGWLERSGFEVGGATLAMGYRRLDARKGEEAWEVRLRPQSPLGSQLLAVFTRGGDPDPARAAALDRFVTDYLGGSTGPAAGVSNRDIPAAVLSRIESVVCIRVGEGAAESQISGVVLNRGGLILCVAHALGRGDGVQVVFHDGRVLQGLPVRLEPHRDLSLVRVAGKAPPGVSPREGRRLVGMGERVYSIGCPLRLGGTVFQGTVNGPPRKVDGQPLWVVRMEIYPGSSGSPVFDVQGHLVGMVKGRYRGTDSVGFLIPLETILAFLNEG; this comes from the coding sequence ATGAACCCGGGCCGCAGGGCTTCGGCAGCGCCATCGGCCGGGACGGTGAAGGCCGCACGGCTGCCGACCTTTGGAGCCGATGCCCGCACGCTCAGGACTCTTTTGGCGTTTGGCCTGTTTTTCCTGGAGGTGTTTTTCCCCGGGCTGACGCCACGGGATCTGCGTGCGGAGGATGGGTGGCAGTCATACGCCTTGCCGATGGCGGAACTCGAAGCGGTCGTGACAGGATGGCTCGAGCGTTCGGGCTTCGAGGTCGGGGGGGCGACCCTCGCCATGGGGTACCGTCGCCTGGATGCCCGGAAGGGGGAGGAGGCATGGGAGGTCCGGCTGCGCCCGCAGTCCCCCCTGGGTTCGCAGTTGCTGGCGGTTTTCACCCGGGGAGGTGATCCCGATCCGGCTCGGGCCGCGGCCCTCGACCGCTTCGTCACGGACTATCTGGGCGGTTCAACAGGACCGGCGGCAGGGGTTTCCAACAGGGATATTCCTGCTGCAGTGCTTTCGAGGATCGAATCCGTGGTGTGCATCCGGGTCGGGGAGGGGGCTGCGGAGAGCCAGATCTCGGGCGTGGTGCTCAATCGCGGAGGTCTGATCCTGTGCGTCGCGCACGCCCTGGGGCGGGGCGATGGCGTTCAGGTGGTTTTCCACGATGGAAGGGTTTTGCAGGGGCTTCCGGTCAGGCTGGAACCGCATCGGGATCTCAGCCTCGTCCGGGTCGCGGGGAAGGCACCGCCGGGGGTGTCACCGCGCGAGGGGCGCCGCCTCGTGGGGATGGGCGAGCGGGTCTATTCCATCGGATGCCCCCTCAGACTCGGCGGGACGGTCTTTCAAGGAACGGTCAACGGCCCGCCGCGAAAGGTCGACGGTCAGCCCCTCTGGGTGGTCCGCATGGAGATTTATCCGGGCAGCAGCGGCAGCCCGGTCTTCGACGTCCAGGGCCACCTGGTCGGCATGGTCAAAGGCCGCTACCGGGGAACCGATTCGGTCGGTTTCCTGATTCCGCTCGAAACCATCCTTGCCTTTCTGAACGAGGGTTGA